One Bacteriovorax sp. PP10 DNA window includes the following coding sequences:
- a CDS encoding esterase-like activity of phytase family protein, with product MTRIIRFFLVMTLLCTHAYATDTLRFIGDVNINTGTVFQGTEIGGLSGITYDRAQNKLLAISDDKSWVNETRFYEFDIKLTAKSFAVTPSKVVKLKQADGTFYKKNEADFEGISLYGKDILISSEGSIRRSPPTSSELYLFGRDGSFKQVVPVPEKFLIPKTGKMDSAGARDNKGFEALSTTLDGKTTFMAAEDALIQDGEISSISNASTTRIVIYKDLKPVSEVAYTLEKIEALKSINVGPSDNGVVDIAAIDDKNFYIMERSWIARINKNIIRIFKCSINDKTTDVSKIDSLKSAPFTPVEKVLVLEMDDFIDLMNPKVLDNIEGISFGPILPNGNRTLIVVSDNNFNSDQRTLFLAVEILNK from the coding sequence GTGACTCGCATAATAAGATTTTTTTTAGTCATGACTCTCCTATGCACACATGCATATGCAACTGATACACTACGCTTTATTGGCGACGTAAACATCAACACTGGAACTGTCTTTCAAGGGACTGAAATCGGTGGGCTTTCAGGAATCACTTACGATAGAGCTCAAAACAAATTGCTCGCGATCAGCGACGATAAGTCATGGGTCAACGAAACTCGCTTTTATGAATTTGATATCAAACTTACTGCGAAGTCTTTTGCAGTGACTCCTTCAAAAGTTGTTAAACTAAAACAAGCAGACGGAACCTTTTACAAGAAAAACGAAGCCGACTTTGAAGGCATCTCTTTATACGGTAAAGATATTCTGATTAGCTCAGAAGGCTCAATCAGACGTAGCCCTCCTACTTCATCTGAACTTTATCTCTTTGGGAGAGATGGAAGCTTCAAACAAGTTGTACCTGTTCCTGAAAAATTCCTTATCCCAAAAACAGGAAAAATGGATTCAGCTGGTGCTCGCGACAATAAAGGGTTTGAGGCGCTTTCAACAACTCTTGATGGCAAGACAACTTTCATGGCCGCAGAAGACGCTCTTATTCAAGATGGAGAGATCTCTTCTATTTCGAATGCTTCCACTACACGTATTGTTATCTATAAAGATTTAAAACCTGTTAGTGAAGTGGCCTACACTTTAGAAAAGATCGAGGCCTTGAAATCTATTAACGTAGGTCCAAGTGATAATGGTGTTGTGGATATCGCAGCTATCGATGATAAGAACTTCTACATTATGGAGCGCAGCTGGATTGCGAGGATCAACAAAAACATCATTCGCATCTTTAAATGCTCAATCAACGACAAAACAACTGATGTCTCTAAAATAGACTCACTAAAGTCTGCCCCTTTCACGCCTGTTGAGAAAGTCCTGGTTCTTGAAATGGACGACTTTATAGATCTTATGAACCCAAAGGTACTGGATAATATCGAAGGCATCTCTTTTGGGCCAATCCTACCAAACGGGAATCGCACGCTGATCGTTGTAAGTGATAACAATTTCAACTCAGACCAAAGAACACTTTTTCTAGCTGTCGAAATTTTAAACAAGTAG
- the dacB gene encoding D-alanyl-D-alanine carboxypeptidase/D-alanyl-D-alanine endopeptidase, with product MKLNLFLAFLFTSTSVFAVTEADFKKLIKKHHFNESTLGLYVEADGKSVIDINGGKSMVPASLTKIVTGGAILTKIPLNKKFVTELWSKAPIEGTTLKGALCLKGGGDPSFVSEKMWYLVNEFVRTGVKTIEGDLIIDATRFDSEGFDAGRESVRVDRAYDAPISAMSFNWNSVNVFIRPGDTVNGPAKIFLDPVSDYLELENKTKTVEKSGVKTLEVSRVRLGLKDKIIITGSISKNATEAVVYKSISNPTLWTASHLKEFLKEREITIKGVVKEGECETDSKVLAFVNSKNLNEITSDMLKFSNNYVAEMLVKNLAAETVTKNASMKDGIEAIKTYLDQVGLRRSDYVLENVSGLTRDNRFTPKQLALVLTNIKNDFLIFPEFLSGLPIAGIDGTMKNRLKGGLSLVRAKTGYLDGVVGLAGYIGRQDKGPLVFVFLFNGGFDQGLAARPLFDDLISAILK from the coding sequence ATGAAATTAAATCTTTTTTTAGCTTTTTTATTTACTTCAACGAGCGTCTTTGCTGTAACGGAAGCAGACTTTAAAAAGTTAATTAAAAAGCATCACTTCAATGAGTCAACTCTTGGTTTATATGTGGAAGCAGATGGAAAAAGTGTCATTGATATTAACGGTGGCAAGTCTATGGTGCCTGCGTCGTTAACGAAGATTGTTACTGGAGGTGCCATCCTTACGAAGATTCCTTTAAATAAAAAATTTGTGACAGAGCTATGGAGCAAGGCACCTATCGAAGGGACAACGCTTAAAGGCGCTCTATGTTTGAAAGGTGGAGGAGATCCATCTTTTGTTTCAGAAAAAATGTGGTACCTGGTCAATGAGTTTGTTCGCACAGGTGTGAAGACAATTGAAGGAGACTTGATAATCGATGCGACGAGATTTGATTCAGAAGGCTTCGATGCCGGACGTGAATCAGTAAGAGTGGATCGTGCTTACGATGCTCCGATTTCTGCCATGTCATTCAACTGGAATAGCGTTAATGTTTTTATCAGACCAGGGGATACTGTTAATGGCCCTGCAAAAATTTTCTTAGATCCGGTTAGTGATTATCTTGAGCTGGAAAATAAAACAAAGACAGTAGAGAAGTCTGGAGTGAAGACACTTGAAGTGTCACGCGTTCGTCTGGGATTAAAAGATAAAATTATTATCACTGGAAGCATTTCAAAAAATGCGACTGAAGCCGTTGTCTATAAAAGTATTTCTAACCCGACACTTTGGACGGCTTCTCACTTAAAAGAATTTTTAAAAGAAAGAGAGATAACGATTAAAGGAGTTGTGAAAGAAGGCGAGTGCGAAACTGATTCAAAAGTTTTAGCTTTCGTTAATTCTAAAAACTTAAATGAGATCACAAGCGACATGCTTAAGTTCTCAAACAACTATGTAGCGGAGATGCTGGTTAAGAACCTTGCAGCGGAAACGGTAACTAAGAATGCTTCGATGAAAGATGGAATTGAGGCGATTAAGACTTATTTAGATCAGGTTGGATTGCGTCGTAGTGATTATGTACTGGAAAACGTTTCAGGACTCACTCGCGACAATAGATTTACTCCAAAACAACTTGCCTTAGTGTTAACTAACATTAAGAATGACTTTCTCATTTTTCCTGAGTTTTTATCAGGTCTGCCAATCGCAGGAATTGATGGAACAATGAAAAATCGCCTGAAAGGTGGACTGAGTTTAGTCCGTGCAAAAACTGGATACCTTGATGGTGTTGTTGGTCTTGCCGGATATATCGGAAGACAAGATAAAGGTCCTTTGGTTTTCGTTTTTCTTTTTAACGGTGGATTTGATCAAGGCCTTGCTGCCCGTCCATTATTTGATGATCTGATTTCCGCAATTTTAAAATAG
- a CDS encoding type I phosphomannose isomerase catalytic subunit, producing MIYYLTPSTHRTIWGGKKLEHLKNLPHVEGADPYGETWEISILPKGPSLCDGKNLVVDESVEELPYMVKLIDTAAALSIQVHPTDEYARLHENSSGKAECYVILEAEKNAILYLGMKPGVTKESFQDGLKNKKNMSEFLNAFIVKPGDFFFTPPGTIHAIGAGITMAEVQQSSGITYRVWDWDRLDSAGKPRELHVQKSLDVINFDPAANTKSYFKAREGLFSTEGKLDLVEHETFKFSLVNLKKGQTIKLPLEKARRLPSIMNIHGKITINNQSVEKYSAVLFRNESLLDVVALEDTSFILMT from the coding sequence ATGATTTATTATTTAACTCCCTCTACTCACAGAACCATCTGGGGTGGAAAAAAATTAGAGCATTTAAAAAACCTTCCACATGTTGAAGGGGCCGATCCTTATGGTGAGACATGGGAAATTTCCATTCTTCCAAAAGGTCCTAGTTTATGTGATGGGAAAAATCTTGTTGTTGATGAGAGTGTTGAAGAACTTCCCTACATGGTGAAGTTGATTGATACAGCAGCGGCACTTTCAATTCAGGTTCATCCGACTGATGAATACGCACGTCTTCATGAAAATAGCAGCGGGAAAGCTGAATGTTATGTGATTTTAGAAGCAGAAAAAAATGCGATTTTATATCTTGGTATGAAACCAGGTGTGACGAAAGAATCATTTCAAGATGGTCTGAAAAATAAAAAAAATATGAGCGAATTTTTAAACGCTTTTATTGTTAAGCCAGGTGATTTCTTTTTTACTCCTCCAGGGACAATTCATGCGATCGGCGCTGGCATTACCATGGCCGAAGTTCAGCAGAGCTCAGGGATTACTTATAGAGTTTGGGACTGGGATCGTCTTGATTCAGCAGGAAAGCCGAGAGAGCTTCATGTTCAAAAATCTCTTGATGTCATTAATTTTGATCCTGCGGCCAATACAAAAAGTTACTTCAAAGCGAGAGAAGGTCTCTTTAGTACTGAAGGAAAACTTGATCTGGTTGAACATGAGACGTTTAAGTTTTCATTGGTAAATTTAAAGAAAGGTCAAACGATTAAGCTTCCGCTTGAGAAAGCGCGCAGGCTTCCATCTATCATGAACATTCATGGAAAGATTACGATTAATAATCAAAGTGTAGAAAAGTATTCAGCAGTATTATTTAGAAATGAAAGTCTGTTGGATGTTGTGGCACTTGAAGATACGTCGTTTATTTTGATGACTTAA